The Xenopus tropicalis strain Nigerian chromosome 2, UCB_Xtro_10.0, whole genome shotgun sequence genome window below encodes:
- the LOC116408911 gene encoding transmembrane 4 L6 family member 1-like, which yields MCTGKCSRFIGVLLFPLGICAIIANLLLYFPNAQILQVEQITDFVWFFNGIIGAGLLAFLPAFMMLGAGGEGCCANRCGMLLSVVLSALGAAGGVYCVIISAMGLIHGPLCDTGSGNYEYPFRNSTEEENYLFNPEIWNTCREPENIVLWNVVLFSILLGIGAIQAVLCLIQVINGLFGFLCGTCMRKRKTGVA from the exons ATGTGCACAGGGAAGTGCTCAAGATTCATTGGGGTGCTCCTCTTCCCCCTCGGCATATGCGCCATCATTGCCAATCTGCTCCTGTACTTTCCCAATGCTCAGATTCTACAGGTGGAGCAGATAACTGATTTTGTCTGGTTCTTCAATGGTATCATCGGAGCTGGACTACTG GCTTTCCTGCCCGCATTCATGATGTTGGGGGCTGGAGGCGAAGGATGCTGTGCAAACAGATGTGGG ATGTTGTTATCGGTGGTACTGTCGGCACTGGGTGCTGCCGGGGGAGTGTATTGTGTCATTATCTCAGCAATGGGCTTGATACACGGACCTCTGTGTGACACTGGAAGTGGCAATTATGAATATCCCTTCAGGAATAGCACTGAAGA GGAGAACTATTTGTTTAACCCAGAGATCTGGAACACGTGCAGGGAACCTGAAAACATTGTGCTCTGGAACGTCGTCTTGTTCTCTATCCTTCTGGGCATTGGCGCCATTCAAGCTGTTCTGTGCCTCATTCAAGTCATCAATGGgctttttggatttttgtgcGGCACATGCATGAGGAAGAGAAAG ACGGGCGTTGCCTGA